A section of the Mycolicibacterium anyangense genome encodes:
- a CDS encoding DUF427 domain-containing protein encodes MREPTAEHPITITPTAGRVRVRVNGELVADTRAALGLQEASYPVVQYIPISDVDPKVLDRSESRTHCPFKGDAGYYNVTVGNLTVEDAVWVYEQPYPAVSAIAGHLAFYPNKADITVDPD; translated from the coding sequence ATGAGAGAGCCGACGGCCGAGCACCCGATCACGATCACCCCTACCGCCGGTCGGGTCCGGGTTCGGGTCAACGGTGAACTGGTCGCGGACACCCGCGCCGCACTCGGTCTACAGGAAGCGTCCTACCCTGTCGTGCAGTACATCCCTATCAGCGATGTGGACCCAAAGGTGTTGGACCGCAGTGAAAGCCGAACCCACTGTCCGTTCAAGGGTGACGCCGGCTACTACAATGTGACGGTCGGCAACCTCACGGTCGAGGACGCGGTCTGGGTCTACGAGCAGCCCTACCCCGCGGTGTCGGCGATCGCCGGTCATCTGGCCTTCTACCCGAACAAGGCCGATATCACCGTCGACCCCGACTGA
- a CDS encoding DNA-3-methyladenine glycosylase family protein, translating to MAVERTVRFPGPVSPGHTLAPQRRGPGDPCYQVDAERAIWRTSLQSSGPVTARIMRAAADAVSCQAWGAGAEEFVEALPALLGAEDDARDFTPHHPVIAAAAQRVPHLRLGRTGRVLEALVPAVLEQRVPGADAFRAWRLLVTKFGTPAPGPAPERMRVPPSAEVWRRIPSWEFHRANVDPGRARTVNGCAQRADALERLADRTAIDAREALTSLPGVGVWTAAETAQRAFGDADALSIGDYHMSKMIGWTLIGRPVDDTQMVELLEPVRPHRYRAVRLLEVSGLAYEPRRGARLPVQHISNL from the coding sequence CTGGCCGTCGAGCGCACCGTCCGATTCCCCGGACCGGTCAGCCCGGGTCACACGCTGGCCCCGCAGCGCCGCGGCCCCGGCGACCCCTGCTATCAAGTCGATGCCGAGCGGGCGATCTGGCGCACCAGTCTGCAGTCCAGCGGTCCGGTGACGGCGCGCATCATGCGGGCGGCTGCCGATGCGGTCAGCTGCCAGGCGTGGGGTGCCGGTGCCGAGGAATTCGTCGAGGCGCTGCCAGCGCTGCTCGGTGCCGAGGATGACGCCCGTGACTTCACCCCACACCATCCGGTCATCGCCGCTGCCGCGCAGCGGGTACCGCACCTGCGGTTGGGCCGCACCGGCCGGGTGCTGGAGGCCCTCGTCCCGGCCGTCCTCGAGCAGCGGGTGCCCGGCGCCGACGCCTTCCGCGCCTGGCGGTTGCTGGTGACGAAGTTCGGCACGCCGGCGCCGGGACCGGCGCCCGAGCGGATGCGGGTGCCGCCGTCGGCCGAGGTGTGGCGGCGAATCCCGTCGTGGGAATTCCACCGCGCCAACGTCGACCCCGGCCGGGCCCGCACGGTGAACGGATGCGCGCAGCGCGCCGATGCCCTGGAGCGACTGGCCGATCGCACGGCCATCGATGCCCGCGAGGCGTTGACCTCGCTGCCCGGTGTCGGGGTGTGGACGGCGGCAGAGACCGCCCAGCGAGCGTTCGGGGATGCCGACGCCCTGTCGATCGGCGACTACCACATGTCCAAGATGATCGGCTGGACATTGATCGGGCGCCCCGTCGACGACACGCAGATGGTGGAGTTGCTGGAACCGGTTCGGCCACATCGCTACCGGGCGGTCCGACTGCTGGAGGTCAGTGGTCTGGCCTACGAACCGCGTCGCGGCGCGCGGCTGCCCGTGCAGCACATCAGCAATTTGTGA
- a CDS encoding Dps family protein, with protein MGSKFTVPGMTEEQGRKVADLLQKQLSTYNDLHLTLKHVHWNVVGPNFIGVHEMIDPQVELVRGYADEVAERIATLGASPQGTPGAILKDRTWDDYSVGRDTVQAHLAALDLVYDGVIEDVRKGISTTEELDPVTQDILIGHAAELEKFQWFVRAHLENAGGTLAHEGTSTEKGAAGAAR; from the coding sequence ATGGGTTCGAAGTTCACCGTTCCCGGTATGACCGAAGAGCAGGGCCGTAAGGTCGCCGACCTGCTGCAGAAGCAGCTCAGCACCTACAACGACCTGCACCTGACCCTCAAGCACGTGCACTGGAATGTGGTGGGCCCCAACTTCATCGGGGTGCACGAGATGATCGATCCGCAGGTGGAGCTGGTCCGTGGCTACGCCGATGAGGTCGCCGAGCGGATCGCCACCTTGGGTGCCTCGCCGCAGGGAACACCCGGTGCGATCCTCAAGGACCGCACGTGGGACGACTACTCGGTGGGCCGCGACACCGTACAGGCTCATCTGGCCGCCCTCGACCTGGTCTATGACGGGGTGATCGAAGACGTCCGCAAGGGCATCTCGACCACCGAGGAGCTGGATCCGGTCACCCAGGACATCCTGATCGGCCATGCCGCCGAACTGGAGAAGTTCCAGTGGTTCGTGCGCGCGCACCTGGAGAACGCTGGCGGGACACTGGCCCACGAAGGCACGTCCACCGAGAAGGGCGCGGCCGGCGCCGCACGCTGA
- the aqpZ gene encoding aquaporin Z — MAAPTMAHRLAAEFVGTFWLVLGGCGAAVFAADPAEDKSVGIGFLGVSLAFGLTVLTGVYAFGVISGGHFNPAVTLGAALAKRVEWKALPAYWITQVLGGLVAGAVIYLIAKGKPGFTATGHLAANGYGDHSPFGYSLAAVAITEILLTFIFLLVILGATDNRAPKGFAGLAIGLTLTLIHLISIPISNTSVNPARSTGVAFFNGDGAPAQLWVFWLAPLVGAAIAGVLYPLLFGHGEELADRPVRDDALER; from the coding sequence ATGGCAGCTCCAACGATGGCACACCGGCTGGCGGCCGAGTTCGTCGGGACGTTCTGGTTGGTTCTCGGAGGTTGCGGCGCAGCCGTTTTCGCGGCTGACCCGGCCGAGGACAAGTCCGTTGGCATCGGTTTCCTCGGCGTGTCACTGGCATTCGGTCTGACCGTGCTGACCGGCGTGTACGCCTTCGGCGTGATCTCCGGCGGCCACTTCAACCCTGCCGTCACGCTGGGTGCCGCACTGGCCAAACGAGTGGAGTGGAAGGCACTGCCCGCCTACTGGATCACCCAGGTCCTCGGCGGTCTGGTGGCCGGTGCCGTCATCTACCTGATCGCCAAGGGCAAGCCCGGGTTCACCGCGACCGGCCACCTGGCCGCCAACGGCTACGGTGATCATTCACCGTTCGGCTATTCGCTTGCCGCCGTGGCGATTACCGAAATTCTCCTGACGTTCATCTTCCTGCTGGTCATCCTCGGCGCCACCGACAACCGGGCCCCGAAGGGCTTTGCCGGGCTGGCAATCGGGTTGACGCTGACCCTGATCCACCTGATCTCCATCCCGATCTCGAACACCTCGGTGAACCCGGCCCGCTCCACCGGTGTCGCGTTCTTCAACGGCGACGGCGCACCCGCCCAGCTCTGGGTGTTCTGGTTGGCACCACTGGTCGGCGCGGCCATCGCCGGAGTGCTGTACCCGCTATTGTTCGGCCACGGCGAAGAACTCGCCGACCGGCCGGTGCGCGACGACGCACTGGAACGCTGA
- a CDS encoding cupin domain-containing protein: MPRSRSSHAVSLTEGEIVEENDLGSIRRVTADNFPILRGLSIKRVVINPGAMRTPHWHANANELTYCVSGTALVSVLDSYSKFSSFVVTEGEMFHIDSGSLHHIENIGEDVAEFIIAFRNERPEDFGLFSAFGAMTDAVLGNTYDLDAADFTKIRRSTTDRLLAKRTGDAVVPSTAYFGDPHKFSLEAQSPAISAAVGSAHLARVQYWPALKDLSMYSLRIREDGMREPHWHPITAEMGYVRSGSARMTVMGPDGELDTWYLNQGDVYFIPRAYPHHIEVIDCPGWHFLIFFDQPMPGDIGYRASISAYSREVLAATFNVHIDDLPNFPFTNTDPLIVTRNNPVDEHALGEH, from the coding sequence GTGCCCAGATCCCGCAGTTCGCATGCCGTATCACTCACCGAGGGTGAGATCGTCGAGGAGAACGACCTCGGTTCCATCCGCCGGGTCACCGCCGACAACTTCCCGATCCTGCGCGGGCTGTCCATCAAGCGGGTGGTGATCAACCCCGGTGCGATGCGCACCCCGCACTGGCATGCCAATGCCAACGAGCTGACTTACTGCGTCTCGGGTACCGCATTGGTCTCGGTCCTGGACAGCTACAGCAAGTTCTCCTCGTTCGTCGTGACCGAGGGCGAGATGTTCCACATCGACTCCGGCTCGCTACACCACATCGAGAACATCGGTGAGGACGTCGCGGAGTTCATCATCGCGTTCCGCAATGAACGCCCCGAGGACTTCGGGCTGTTCTCGGCGTTCGGCGCGATGACCGATGCGGTACTGGGCAACACCTACGATCTGGACGCCGCCGACTTCACCAAGATCCGGCGCAGCACCACCGATCGTCTGCTGGCCAAACGCACCGGCGACGCCGTCGTCCCGTCCACCGCGTATTTCGGCGACCCGCACAAGTTTTCGCTCGAGGCACAGTCGCCCGCGATCAGCGCGGCCGTGGGCTCGGCACATCTGGCCAGGGTGCAGTACTGGCCGGCACTGAAGGATCTGTCGATGTACTCGCTGCGGATCCGCGAGGACGGGATGCGCGAACCGCACTGGCATCCGATCACCGCTGAGATGGGCTACGTCCGAAGCGGATCCGCCCGGATGACGGTGATGGGGCCCGACGGGGAACTCGACACCTGGTATCTGAACCAGGGCGACGTGTACTTCATCCCCCGCGCCTACCCGCATCACATCGAGGTCATCGACTGCCCCGGCTGGCACTTCCTCATCTTCTTCGACCAGCCGATGCCAGGGGACATCGGCTACCGCGCCTCGATCAGCGCCTACTCCCGCGAGGTGCTGGCCGCGACATTCAACGTCCACATCGACGATCTGCCGAACTTCCCGTTCACCAATACCGACCCGCTGATCGTCACCCGCAACAACCCGGTGGACGAGCACGCCCTCGGAGAGCACTGA
- a CDS encoding chloride channel protein, whose translation MAAADLTSDSTALGRLGAFLRNSGYLRKWLILGIAIGIIAGLGAVVFYLALEYTGQFLIGYLGGYQKPQAMEAGGGTGSSGFVRPWAIPLIVFGGALVSALLVAKFAPEAEGHGTDSAIEAVHTDPRSIRSRAVVVKLLSSALTIGSGGSGGREGPTAQISAGFGSLLTRVFNLSDDDGRVAVSLGIGSGIGAIFGAPLGGAVLAASIVYREDFDYKALVPGFLCSGTAYAIYGSIMGFAPMFGYVEPDYRFDPAQLVWFAVIGIASAAIGYLYARIFYGTVSLTRRLPGGKVVKPAIGGLLVGLLALVIPQVLASGYGWVQIATTREGLMTIPLWIVLVLPIAKIVATSLSIGTGGSGGIFGPGIVIGAFVGAAIWRLADLAGAPALPAGPAVFVIAAMMACFGSVAHAPLAVMIMVAEMTGSFSVIPGAMVAVGVAYLIICRTPVSIYQAQRLNRETAAAERVTISSPEVLRTPDDDSQK comes from the coding sequence ATGGCCGCGGCGGACCTCACCAGCGACAGCACGGCCCTCGGAAGGCTGGGCGCCTTCCTCCGCAACTCGGGCTATCTGCGCAAGTGGCTCATCCTCGGGATCGCGATCGGCATCATCGCCGGGCTCGGGGCGGTCGTGTTCTATCTGGCGCTGGAGTACACCGGCCAGTTCCTCATCGGCTACCTCGGCGGCTACCAGAAGCCGCAGGCCATGGAGGCCGGCGGGGGCACCGGGTCCAGCGGTTTCGTCCGGCCGTGGGCCATCCCGCTGATCGTCTTCGGCGGCGCACTGGTGTCGGCCCTCCTGGTCGCCAAGTTCGCCCCCGAGGCCGAGGGCCACGGCACCGACAGCGCCATCGAAGCCGTGCACACCGACCCGCGGTCCATCCGCAGCCGCGCGGTCGTGGTCAAGCTGCTCTCCAGTGCACTGACCATCGGCTCCGGCGGCTCGGGCGGGCGGGAAGGCCCGACCGCCCAGATCTCGGCCGGCTTCGGCTCGCTGCTAACCCGAGTCTTCAACCTGTCCGACGACGACGGTCGGGTCGCGGTGTCGCTGGGGATCGGCTCGGGTATCGGCGCCATCTTCGGCGCACCCTTGGGCGGCGCGGTACTGGCGGCCTCGATCGTCTATCGGGAAGACTTCGACTACAAGGCCCTGGTGCCGGGATTCCTGTGTTCCGGAACCGCCTACGCCATCTACGGATCGATCATGGGCTTCGCCCCGATGTTCGGCTATGTCGAGCCCGACTATCGCTTCGACCCAGCCCAACTGGTGTGGTTCGCCGTCATCGGAATCGCCTCTGCGGCAATCGGTTACCTCTACGCCAGGATCTTCTACGGAACCGTGTCACTGACCCGGCGGCTACCCGGCGGGAAGGTCGTCAAGCCGGCGATCGGTGGCCTGCTGGTAGGCCTGCTCGCGCTGGTGATCCCCCAGGTTCTGGCCAGCGGATACGGCTGGGTGCAGATCGCCACCACCCGCGAAGGGCTGATGACGATTCCGCTGTGGATCGTCCTGGTGCTGCCGATCGCGAAGATCGTGGCGACGTCGCTGTCGATCGGCACCGGCGGATCCGGCGGCATCTTCGGCCCGGGCATCGTCATCGGCGCATTCGTCGGCGCGGCGATCTGGCGGCTGGCCGACCTGGCCGGCGCCCCTGCGCTTCCCGCCGGTCCTGCGGTGTTCGTGATCGCCGCGATGATGGCCTGTTTCGGCAGCGTGGCGCACGCACCCCTGGCGGTGATGATCATGGTCGCCGAGATGACCGGCTCCTTCTCGGTCATTCCGGGTGCGATGGTGGCCGTGGGTGTGGCGTATCTGATCATCTGCCGCACACCGGTATCGATCTATCAGGCGCAGCGGCTCAACCGCGAAACCGCCGCCGCCGAGCGGGTGACGATCTCGTCGCCGGAAGTCCTGCGCACCCCCGACGACGACTCGCAGAAGTAG
- a CDS encoding sulfite exporter TauE/SafE family protein — MVIATVVLAVFVGISLGLLGGGGSILTVPLLAYVAGMEAKQAIATSLLVVGTTSLVGAFSHARAGRVQWRTAVLFGTTAMAGAYAGGHIAAFIPGTVLLIGFAVMMVATAIAMLRGRKNAAGTSSHPTLPLAKIAAVGLGVGLVTGLIGAGGGFLLVPALVLLGGLPMPVAVGTSLVIIAMNSAAGFAGYLSSVQVNWPLAGMVTAAAVTGALIGARFAGRVDPELLRKGFGWFVLAMASVILGEEIHPAVGLVCAALTLVAAAVMFACTHYAACPLRRIIGHSRRTVAA, encoded by the coding sequence ATGGTCATCGCGACAGTCGTTCTGGCGGTTTTCGTCGGCATTTCCCTGGGATTGCTGGGCGGCGGGGGATCGATCCTGACCGTGCCGCTGCTGGCCTACGTCGCCGGAATGGAAGCCAAGCAGGCTATCGCCACGTCGCTGCTGGTGGTCGGCACCACCAGCCTGGTGGGAGCGTTCTCACATGCCCGGGCCGGCCGGGTCCAGTGGCGCACCGCCGTGCTGTTCGGAACCACCGCGATGGCAGGCGCGTACGCGGGCGGCCATATCGCCGCGTTCATCCCCGGCACCGTTCTGCTGATCGGATTCGCGGTCATGATGGTCGCCACCGCGATCGCCATGCTGCGCGGCCGCAAGAACGCCGCCGGAACCTCGTCGCATCCCACCCTGCCGCTGGCCAAGATCGCTGCGGTGGGACTGGGCGTCGGCCTGGTGACCGGGTTGATCGGTGCCGGCGGTGGCTTTCTGCTGGTGCCCGCTCTTGTGCTGCTGGGCGGTCTGCCGATGCCGGTCGCCGTCGGCACGTCGCTGGTGATCATCGCGATGAACTCCGCTGCCGGGTTCGCCGGCTACCTGTCCAGCGTCCAGGTCAACTGGCCGCTGGCCGGGATGGTCACCGCGGCCGCGGTCACCGGGGCCCTGATCGGTGCCAGGTTCGCCGGCCGAGTCGACCCGGAACTGCTCCGCAAGGGATTCGGCTGGTTCGTCCTCGCCATGGCCTCGGTGATCCTCGGTGAGGAGATCCATCCGGCCGTCGGGTTGGTCTGCGCTGCACTAACTCTAGTTGCCGCGGCGGTCATGTTCGCCTGCACCCACTACGCGGCCTGCCCGCTGCGCCGCATCATCGGCCACTCGCGCAGGACGGTGGCGGCATGA
- a CDS encoding metal-sensitive transcriptional regulator translates to MTDHQTGSTDVLHRLRRAQGQLAGVISMIEDGRECKDIVIQLAAVSKALDRAGFKMVATGLRQCATGADTGDKTPLTEGELEKLFLALA, encoded by the coding sequence ATGACCGACCACCAGACCGGCAGTACCGATGTGCTGCACCGCCTGCGCCGGGCCCAGGGCCAGCTGGCCGGGGTGATCTCGATGATCGAGGACGGCCGCGAGTGCAAGGACATCGTCATCCAGCTGGCGGCGGTATCCAAGGCCCTCGACCGGGCGGGCTTCAAGATGGTCGCCACCGGGCTGCGCCAGTGCGCCACCGGAGCCGACACCGGCGACAAGACCCCACTGACCGAAGGTGAGCTCGAGAAGTTGTTTCTCGCGCTGGCCTGA
- a CDS encoding MBL fold metallo-hydrolase, which yields MKFNQYYLDCLSHASYLIGDETTGRAVVVDPQRDVSEYLSDAAELGMTIELVIETHFHADFLSGHLELAGATGAKIVYSSVAQPEFDFMGVQDGQRYSLGDVALEFRHTPGHTPESLSIVIYEHADDVLPYGVLTGDTLFIGDVGRPDLLASIGFTREELADKLYDSLHQKLMPLPDTTRVYPAHGAGSACGKNLSTELWSTMGEQRRTNYALRASDKATFMAMVTEGQPPAPGYFVYDAILNRKDRDLLDETAVPAPMTYDQVKAALGAGAMLIDGRSPEEFALGHLEAAINIGLAGRYAEFAGSVVKPDVDIVLLTEPGLELEGKNRLARIGFDRVVGYLTDPYQVMLDNPGEVQVASRLTTNAMGERMADVPELQIVDVRNPGEAAAGMIPGAINIPVGQLPDRIGELDPRKPTVVYCAGGYRSSVAASLLRQRGFADVSDVLGGYGAWEEAVQNA from the coding sequence ATGAAGTTCAACCAGTACTACCTGGACTGCCTGTCACATGCGTCCTACCTGATCGGGGACGAGACCACCGGCCGGGCCGTCGTGGTCGACCCGCAGCGTGACGTGTCCGAATACCTCTCCGACGCAGCGGAACTCGGCATGACGATCGAACTCGTCATCGAGACGCACTTCCACGCCGACTTCCTGTCCGGTCATCTGGAACTGGCCGGGGCCACCGGCGCGAAGATCGTCTACTCATCGGTGGCGCAGCCCGAGTTCGACTTCATGGGCGTGCAGGACGGCCAGCGTTACTCGCTCGGCGATGTCGCGCTGGAGTTCCGGCACACCCCCGGCCACACCCCGGAGTCGCTGAGCATCGTCATCTATGAACATGCCGACGATGTGCTGCCCTATGGTGTGCTGACCGGCGACACCCTGTTCATCGGCGATGTCGGTCGCCCAGATCTGTTGGCGTCCATCGGCTTCACCCGTGAGGAGCTGGCCGACAAGCTCTACGACTCCCTGCACCAGAAGCTCATGCCGCTGCCCGACACCACCCGGGTCTATCCCGCGCACGGGGCCGGATCGGCCTGCGGCAAGAACCTGTCGACCGAACTGTGGTCCACCATGGGCGAGCAGCGTAGGACCAACTACGCCCTGCGTGCCTCGGACAAGGCGACCTTCATGGCGATGGTCACCGAAGGGCAGCCGCCGGCACCCGGGTACTTCGTCTACGACGCGATCCTCAATCGCAAGGACCGCGACCTGCTGGACGAGACCGCCGTGCCCGCACCGATGACCTACGACCAGGTCAAGGCGGCATTGGGGGCCGGGGCGATGCTGATCGACGGCCGCTCGCCGGAAGAGTTCGCGCTCGGCCACCTCGAGGCGGCGATCAATATCGGACTGGCTGGCCGCTACGCCGAGTTCGCCGGTTCGGTGGTCAAGCCCGACGTCGACATCGTTCTGCTGACCGAGCCGGGGCTGGAGTTGGAGGGCAAGAACCGCTTGGCCCGAATCGGTTTCGACCGGGTGGTCGGCTACCTCACTGATCCGTACCAGGTGATGCTGGACAACCCGGGTGAGGTCCAGGTCGCATCACGACTGACCACCAACGCCATGGGGGAGCGGATGGCCGACGTGCCCGAGTTGCAGATCGTCGATGTCCGCAACCCGGGCGAGGCGGCGGCCGGGATGATCCCCGGCGCGATCAACATCCCGGTCGGTCAGCTGCCGGACCGGATCGGTGAACTCGACCCGCGCAAGCCGACCGTCGTGTACTGCGCCGGTGGCTACCGCTCGTCGGTCGCGGCGAGCCTGCTGCGCCAACGGGGCTTCGCCGATGTCAGTGATGTCCTGGGTGGCTACGGCGCCTGGGAAGAAGCAGTCCAGAACGCCTGA
- a CDS encoding NAD(P)/FAD-dependent oxidoreductase has protein sequence MSTTAKHQVLIVGGGTAGITVAARLLRKGYTDVAIIEPSDKHYYQPLWTLVGGGQAKAASTERAESSVIPKGANWIHKAADSFDPDNNTVTCSDGSTYEYDVLVVAPGIQLDWQATDGLAGTLGKDGVSSNYRFDLAPKTWEFIRNTRSGTAVFTMPTGGVKCAGAGQKIAYLASDYWRRQGMLGDIDVHLVVPGPRIFGIPGIADSLDRVIADYGITLHTESELTAVDADARKVTVSAVGPSGSDTMLPYDVLHVVPRQSAPDWIKRSPLSTGDAAGYVEVDKYTLQQVHYPNVFALGDVASAPNAKTGAAVRKQAPVVVDNIDAVLDGRPLPGSYDGYSSCPIVTSSHDMLLAEFDYDLNLKPSFPGFDPVTPHRAYWYLKKYGLPFLYWNLMLKGLA, from the coding sequence ATGAGCACGACAGCCAAACATCAGGTCCTGATCGTCGGCGGCGGTACCGCCGGCATCACGGTAGCCGCGCGCCTGCTGCGCAAGGGGTACACCGATGTGGCGATCATCGAGCCGTCGGACAAGCACTACTACCAGCCCCTGTGGACGCTTGTCGGGGGTGGTCAGGCCAAGGCGGCTTCCACCGAGCGGGCCGAGTCCTCGGTGATACCCAAGGGCGCCAACTGGATTCATAAGGCGGCTGACAGCTTCGACCCCGACAACAACACCGTCACCTGCTCGGACGGATCGACCTACGAGTATGACGTCCTGGTGGTGGCTCCCGGTATCCAACTGGACTGGCAGGCCACCGATGGTTTGGCGGGCACGCTCGGCAAGGACGGCGTGTCGTCGAACTACCGGTTCGATCTGGCGCCCAAGACGTGGGAGTTCATCCGCAACACCCGGTCGGGCACCGCGGTCTTCACCATGCCCACCGGCGGGGTGAAATGCGCTGGCGCAGGCCAGAAGATCGCCTACCTGGCATCGGACTACTGGCGTCGGCAGGGGATGCTCGGCGATATCGACGTCCACCTCGTGGTGCCCGGTCCGCGGATCTTCGGGATTCCGGGCATCGCCGACAGCCTGGATAGGGTGATCGCCGACTACGGGATCACGCTGCACACCGAATCGGAGCTGACGGCGGTGGACGCCGACGCCCGCAAGGTGACGGTGTCCGCGGTGGGCCCCAGCGGCAGCGACACCATGCTGCCCTACGACGTACTGCACGTCGTGCCGCGCCAGTCCGCGCCGGACTGGATCAAGCGCAGCCCGCTGTCCACCGGCGATGCTGCCGGCTACGTCGAGGTCGACAAGTACACCCTGCAGCAGGTGCACTACCCCAACGTGTTCGCACTTGGTGACGTCGCGTCCGCACCGAACGCCAAGACCGGTGCGGCCGTGCGCAAGCAGGCTCCGGTGGTGGTGGACAACATCGACGCCGTCCTCGACGGGCGCCCGCTGCCGGGCTCGTACGATGGATATTCGTCATGCCCGATCGTGACGTCCTCGCATGACATGCTGCTGGCCGAGTTCGACTACGACTTGAACCTCAAGCCGTCGTTCCCCGGCTTCGATCCGGTCACGCCGCACCGCGCCTACTGGTACCTCAAGAAGTACGGTCTGCCATTCCTGTACTGGAACCTGATGCTCAAGGGTCTGGCCTGA
- a CDS encoding HPr family phosphocarrier protein: MHTKTVIVGSAIGLHARPAAIISEAVVKAGVPVSLSLDGGEPVDAGSALMIMTLGAGNGAQVTVASEDEATCAAIAELVSQDLDA, translated from the coding sequence ATGCACACCAAGACCGTCATCGTCGGCTCGGCGATCGGACTGCACGCCCGGCCCGCGGCGATCATCTCCGAAGCCGTCGTCAAGGCCGGTGTTCCGGTGTCGCTGTCACTGGACGGCGGTGAGCCGGTGGACGCCGGTTCGGCGCTGATGATCATGACGCTGGGTGCCGGCAACGGTGCCCAGGTCACCGTGGCCTCCGAGGACGAGGCGACGTGCGCGGCGATCGCCGAACTGGTGTCCCAGGACCTCGACGCCTGA